The following DNA comes from Cucumis sativus cultivar 9930 chromosome 7, Cucumber_9930_V3, whole genome shotgun sequence.
GTTGAGTTGACTCGTGAGAAACCAATTAATATTCGATTCATTGAGTTTATGCCCTTTGATGGAAATGTTTGGAATGTTAAGAAACTGGTACCCTACTCAGAAATTTTGCAAACAGTGGTAAGGTAGAATTCTCACGGGCAATCAATCTaaaagattttagatttttccTCTAATGTTCTTTCTATATGCTAATTCCTTATATATTCCTATTTTGCTGCACAGGCTAAAAACTTCACAAACCTTACACGACTTGGAGATCATCCTACAGAGACAGCAAAGAATTTCAGGATAGATGGGCACCAGGGTAGCGTTTCGTTTATCACATCAATGACAGAGCATTTTTGTGCTGGTTGCAATAGATTGCGACTTTTAGCAGATGGAAACTTCAAAGTCTGCTTGTTTGGTCCCTCGGAGGTAAATTTTCTTCTAGTCTATTGTTGCACTTATCTTAGAATGAGAGTATGAGagataaatttgttttgagtGTAAATCCCCAATTGATAGTCTCCTTGGAAAGTCTTGTAAATTCGTTGATATTTCACGGTCTcgaagattttatttatttattttttttccaaaggTGCTTTTGATTGGTTTGCTATCGACTAACATCTGTCCTTGGCTTTATAATGCTTGTGACAATGGAGGGGATGTAGAACATCACTTGGATATGTGATGAACCTAGGCCTTAAAAGATGGCCATGGTTAGTATTTATTTGGTTCTCAGAGGTACCTGGTTTTTCTTGTGGGCTTCTTGAAGTAAGGCCCACGTGTATCCTAAATCTTGATCTTAGTGATATTTAGATAAAATGATTTCCTCTTGCAATAGCTATTACTTTTTCAGAGGACGCATCCTCTAGACAGGGgagaatttaatattatcGAACCTAGTGAGTAAGTACATGGATGAGAATAGTCTCTTCTGATGACCTTActaatatttcttattcataaataaatcagTCCTCAAAAGACCCGTACTTTTTTCagaccaaattgaatttcatacATATGCTGTTTCAATAGCCAAATGGCAGTACAAAAAGGTTTTCAGTTGAATGCCTGCAACCATAATTTCCTCCCCCTCCCTCTTCCTTATTACCTTGCTAACGACAATATGATGCCATTGTGCACAGAGAGAGTTGGATGGACTTTTAGATTAATTACCTTTTCAAAGTGTTCCATTTGCTACTTGATCTTCATTTGCTTAGTTTTACACCACCTATGGACCAAGTTATTCTGTAGTGGACTGATGGCATGGTTTCCTGGTAGGAGGCCCCATCCTGTGTTTTAAGTGTTTGATTCATTGATATTCCGAGCAGAAAAACTCTACTCTGCACATTAATATATTAGAAACCATTAATTTCAGGTTAGCTTGAGAGACCCACTTCGTCAAGGTGCTGATGATAACGAGCTAAGGGAAATAATTCGTGCAGCGGTACTCAACTATATCTTCTTAAGATgcccaaaatttcatattctccCCAATTGATGGATTTCAAGCATTAACTTCTGTGTAACTTTCCATGTCATTAGGTATTGTTGTTAATTGTACTCATGTGTCTCAggtaagaagaaagaaagcttCACATGCTGGAATGTTCGATATTGCAAAGACTGCAAACAGACCCATGATACATATTGGTGGCTAGTCTAAGCTTGGTAATAATACCTTTGCCAATACTATATTGCCTCTCTCCCCTTCCAAACATATTCTAAAGATAAACACACATCTCTGTCAAATCTAAACTGTTTAACTCATCTCGTTAAGGACTAGATGTTTCAGGTTCCATGTCCGTCCAACTAGCTTGACTGGAGTACAAACCTGTTGGTGTATATGGAAACTGTAAAGAAACCGAAGTCAAACCTGTAGTGACAATATGAAGAAGCCTGGTAAGTCAAAATCcatttaaagaataatatattattgtaaaatatatgtttggcTGTTTCTTGTGCAAGGTTGGTACCATGTTGTCATTTGTAACTTAAATGCTAATACAGTGGTTAGTATTGTTCATTTTGCACCATAACTTTAGTGCAGTAAAGCaagatttaatttcaaattcagTAGATCTtctgatttttattaatatcacATGAAACAAGTGGGTTAGATCAATGAATTTTTTGGTATGACGGGGAAAATTTCAGGAAAATGACACAAGAAAACTGAAAATAGGGTAATGCGAGTAGAAGACATCCTCTTCAATATgttctaatatatattgaatgatagtagattcttttttattggttCAATTGTGATTTGTTACTACTGCATTTAATAGTTGAAATTTAATACGAAAAGTAGATGACACCGAGATTTGAATAGTCTGGTTTACTTTTCTCAtgaaggtatatatatatattttttctattttaacctaattaaATAGAAGAGTGTATGCAGCATAATTCTTATTTCATCCGAAGTTTTAAGATTGGGTTATACGCTTGACTTCTTAGGtgcttaaaaatatttcttttatatatgtatttgaaaacacctTTTAAGCACCCGGATAACATGTCCAGAATTCGactattttttagtttgtcCTGTCATGCCCTCTTTTATAAAGcaggaaaaaggaaagaaaaatctcGATTTGGTTTGGTTTCGTTCAGGGAGGGTGGAAACTACCATCAAACATGGTAAgcaacttttaatattttaccacCTTGACATCTAGAATATGCATAACAATTCAccaaattagaaagaaagaaaatggaacaCAAATGACAATTAACAGGCGGAAAAGAATCATTTCAGAACTGCATTCATCTAATGTCGTTTCACATTCTTCATGACTGCCACCGGTGCCAGAGGGAAATTGGAGGGAGCTTCAATAGTCCGAGACCGGACCCGTCGAAAACTGAGAGATCGGTTTGTATTTTTGGAGAATAGTTGAGAAGACTTTGAAAGAATTAGATAGAGTTGAATGTGCACAAAGATGAGGGTTACTTTGATTAGCCTAAGCTTCATCAACGCATGATCCGAAGAGACGGTAGAGTCGTGGAAGTTTCAAAGGTAGTAGTTTTAGTGTTTATGCATGTTCGTTCAATTTCATTCTACAACAAAAGCAATTGAATTTACAGTACTAACagactatataaaaaaaaacctattatTTTTGCCAAAATTAAggatatttacaaatttgaaggtaTGAGGTCAAattgaaagagatgaaatttcattattaaaaaagattagatATAAGGtcaaattgttttgaaaattcaaacttctttGTCACCCCTTTATAATTATGTCAGTGTAATATCTTTTGAGGAACTTATATTATAATCCAATTCTCTAAATTTCACAACCTccacttatttattattggcTCGAACTCGAAGTTCTAATTGAAACTCCGAAGAAGAGGATAAGCGGTGGAACCGTAGAAGTTGTGTACATCATTTGCCTCCATGTTCAAGTCTCAACAACATTCCTCGAAAAGCGTAAGATTGAATTATAATTCCTTTTTGGGTAAACAATAATTTGTTGGAAAATCCAAATggcattttgttttataaaactagcactcatttttaaattcatttgaacattttttcatCTAGAGCAAGATGGATCActaagattttattaaaatatttttttttttcaattttaagagAAGCTTATTGGTCCATcgaaaaaatgtttaaactatttttcaagATGTGTGCTAGTTTTACCCGATAAAATCtattaagaattatttttaataatttttctaatttgtttccccaactttctttttattttacaattgtattaatttattccaTATTTTGGAAGATGTGTgaattaaacttcaaattaaactctaaattaataattatatcaacttttataaacatatcaaaatttaaatcatgaaAAATGTATCATCATCCAAATAAAACATGACAAAAGGTTTTAATGGatacatttaaaatagtttaaaatttaaattgatattaagtGGAttattgttctattttttttttcaaactattgttttattttttgggttaaattacaacttttaaactttttattctttaggCCAGGTCTCTAAACTTGTAAAACTGTAAGTATAATTTCAGGGCTTTCTATTTTTGTATGTAATgagttttagaattttgctCTCTTACGTTCTTACGTTCTGTGTTAAATTTGTGTTTACCcattaatttaatcttaaaattcattagataatgaaataaacaaaacccaaacACAGATCTAGGGTTCTTAGGGGAAGATTGTGAAAGACGTTGGGGCGTCACTTTCAATGGTATATAGAGGGAGATAGGAAAAAGCGTTTTTTAGTGTTTGAAAAGTGCGTGTCAGTTAATTTGTCTACGGCGGCTGTGctaccttttattttcttatgaaaGATTCCAATTTAAAAGGAGCAATTTGGCCCGACGACTGATGGGTtaacagaaaaaaagaagaagtgaaAAGGAACGATGAGGAAGACCACCATGAAAATGACTTTCTATGTtgctttttcaatttgtttgcTTCTTTCCAAATGCAATGTCTATTTGGATCTAACTCGCACCTTTACCGAGGGCAGTTTGTATCGACTTAAGTTCCTTTACCGTTAATGTCGACCCTAATCCTTCAATACAAATGTAATCTATCTTAACAAAGTGCACTACACGTTTTGTAATCTATCAAATCACATGTTTATTGTAGTCCTAAAGTGAATAAGACAGTCGTCTActgcaacaaaaaaaagttaacaatAAAGGtgagaatatttttctaatgaatCATGTATTTCTattgtgatatttatttttcatacaaTAGATTGTGAGAACAATAGAAAAACACAATGAAGATGGTTAAGGCtacaataaacataaacaatctTAAAGTAATAGTTTATAACTTATGTAGATTTCAAACGTTTGTTAAAGACAAGTTATTAATGCATGTGAATGGTCCATACAAAACAATTTGATTGAAGTCGATGTTAAAATGGTTTAGAATAAGTCGAAGATCTAATTAGACTAAACAAGGTTGGAAGTTTAGGATGTCAATTAAAAGTGCTAAGCAAAATGGAACTTTGTTTTCCTTAAGGGAATATTCTGCTTGAATATACCAAATGTGAAACTTTTACGAGAGGGGACCGATGGAGGAAGTTGGAATTCCCATGGATTCGTCTAGTAGTTAATATGAGTGAACAAATCTTTCAATCCATGAAGTTAAGTGATGGTGACTAACTAGCCACGATTTAAATGAGCCTTAGACCATATGTaagtggaaaaaaattatattttgatttttatactttaatttaatttaacgaGTCTCCTTAAAAAGGGACATTTTGATCTTCATACTTTAAATCTTGATGTATtcatcattaaattttttgttgtccAAAATCACAAGAGAATCgctataattaaataattatattcaaaattctcattaaaaaattagtatatgTCAACCtaatatctattaatatatagtttctttttttatttattattattattttggaaagtTAAGTAAAAAGTATCTTCAAACTAACGATGAAAACTAAGTTTATTGATTGAAAGTACATCAACTGAACCTCAAAAAATATAAGGATCCAAGTAACATTTCAAtccaagagaaaaaaaaaaaaaaaaccaacgcaagtaagaagaaagaaacaaaagaaggcACAATGAAATATGGATTATAAGTTGTTGAATCTATTTCTCAATAGATTGAAACTGCagaactttatatataaatatatatatatatatagagagagagagagagcgagAGCCTCATAGACTCAAACCATGACTAAAAGAGAGAAGGGAAACATTGCTAGGTGATAAGATTAACAATGTAAACAAGGTTCATCTCTTATTATGTTGAGACATGGTTACCGAAgatgaagaaggagaagaataagaagaagatagCAGAGTCTTTCTCTGTAGCAATTTACACTTCCAATCAATCATCTACTTGGGGTAGCTGCTTTCTAAGATTCATCTAACAACCATATATTCTACTATATTACCTgcattaacaaaataaatgacaGTAAAAGTAAGTTAATATTAACTAGATGAATCCTTGCTTTAAGGAAACATGTAAACATTAAGATTCCTCCAATACAAGTAAAATCATTAAGCATTGCTAGCATATGATACAACTTAGTAAAATATGTATACAGCACATCACAAATAAGTTGGGTGATGGGGTTTCTTCATGTTTAAGGTGCCTTTTTAGAACTCAAGGCCATAACAGATCGTGTTCATATAAGCTTTGTCCTATTCAAGGTTGTTTTAGAGAACACAGAAGCATAAATCTCACTTTTGCAGTTCACAAGGACTCGGAAGTTGcataaaaacatgaaagaaatTGTGCAATGCTAGAAAGAACTCCCATCTTCCTTTCAATTGGTCTAAGCGTTGGAAATTTGCAGGCATGAAGTAATGACTCATGTTAAAGTTTTAGGAAAGACGAATCATTAGGGTGGTACAAGAGCATAAGATTATAAGTTCTGTAGACTAACTTGCATTGTAAGCCTAGAGTCGTGAGTGTCCTTACGGCCCATTAACATATTCCTTGTCATCGCCAGGTATGTCTTCCTAGTAAATGTTTATAGTATTTAATGAATTAGATTTTGCAAAACTTAATGTCTTACTAGGTCATGTTTTACTTGACTGAGAATCTAATAGAAGCCAGTTGCATATGGTTGCTATGATATGGCAGCCAAGCTTATCCTCTTCTTCAGCCTGCTTATCATACCTTGTATTGGCGGAGAAATACTGCTCATAAAAACATTCCTTAAATCGTTCTCAAGTCATAGGTCCTGCTTTGGTATCAATTCATCTTTCTGCGAACTGCCACCAGATCTCATCACTGTTTGTAAGCACAAATACTGAACACTAAAGCTTCTATCATCAGGGCACTTTAGAAAACGAAAAATAGTCTCAATTAAGGACAAGCAAAATTCTGCCTTCATGGGGTCCTTTGATGATCCATCAAATGTGTGAGGATTATACTTCCTAAAGTCCCGCAAGTACTTGGCTTCAAGCGATCAATCTTGTTGGTCCTAAACCTAGACTTGAATCTGCTGGCTACCTGATCAGCCACAGCTGTTCCAACCATCTACTGTGCATTCTCACCATCATAGTTGTAACGATTGCCTCTACTTGTGCTGCCAATGCAACAAAATCACTTTCGATGTTGGATGGGGCTTGCTACTATGAAGCCACTGGCGCATCCTAAGTTTGACCTCCTGCAACGTTCCCTTGCATTTATGACATGAGAGGGTCTTGTGGCAGTGGAGGATCTTACAGCACTAGAGGGTCCTGCAACTTAAACTTTTCCTCTAATAAGCCAACCTCGTCTAACCCTTCCTCTTCTGCGTGGTGCCGTATCCTAAGAACCATACGTAACTagcttttattattttcccaGTCCAACGAAACATGACCTACTGAGCCATTAAGTCAAACAAAATCTCATGCATTAAATATTGTAAACATTTACTGGGAGAACATATCTGGCGATGAAAATGGGATTTGTTAATGGACTATAGGGACATTATGGACTTACAATATAAGTCAATCTACAAAACCTATAACATTATGGTCTCATACCAACGATAATGAACCAACTTTCCTAAGACCTTTTACATCAGTCGATACTTCATACATGCaaattccaaaacaaaatgcCGAACCAATTTCAAGACTTTCGCTCAGCTTCATGATTCTTGCAGGTTACTTAAAGTTTAAAGATAGGCCAGAACCATCTTACGATAGTGCACATAAGCCAACGATCATCAAATAGAAAGAAGGCAGCAAAAGCATGGGAAACCAAGTTTGCGATGAGATGATAGTCGTATACATGCACCAACCATTGGTAATGGTATGGACGTATGGTTTATAGTTCAAAACCAGGAAGGTTATACAAAGTTAAAGTTCAATGGTCTTTTCTATGGGAGTTTTAAACTAGATTTCTAAGAATTCTTGAAATGTTTATAACAGGCCCTGTTGAATtcatttttagtctttttgCATTATCACCACAGAACCATTCGAAGAGCCATCAGTAGGAAATAAAAGCAGAAAGCTTGGATCAAGCTTCCATCTTTATCTAAGAGCGGTATGCTCTAGATGGATGTTTCAAGTAAAAAACACAACCATCATAAATCCTGAAAAGACTATCAAAACTGCCCAATCAATGAGTTCCTAAGCTCTAAGAACTCAACTCAGTCATTGGCACTCTATTTGTTATTACTTGTCAATTTAGATCAAATATAAACTCCTtcatttatcatttccaaGCTCGGTGTAGAAATCCATCTTCTCAACACAAACTACAAGAACATGgaaaactaataaaaacaaaagtcaaaAGAGAGGAGAACACAAACCTCAATTTATGCAGAAACAAAACTCGAAGGAGAAACTCCAATATCCTGAACTACAGTCCCAGCATCCTCAGTTATAGGTCCATCCATTCCCAAAAACCCATTTTCATCACCATTGCTATTGACAATTACAATCCCATCATCAGTAGCCACACTAGAAACAGTTTCAACACTGTCGGTCTGTTCCCCACTCTCCATCATAGCAACCCCAAACTGAGTGGGTGATTGAAACGAATCCACATGAATTCCCTCACTAGAAATAGAACTATGCCTTCTAGCCATGAGTTCCAAAGTAGTCCTCAACCCATAACTATCTTCTTGATGCATCAGATCTCTAGCCCTCAACAAGGCACTAGTCCTACATCTCACACGATCCGAGGGGTCATCAGAAGGAAGCTTAAAACGGCAAAGCGGACAAGAATCATGATTAGAAAGCCAAGGAAGAATGCAATCTGGATGATAAAGATGAGAACAAGGGAGCTGTTTGGCTTCAACCTCAAGAAGGAACTGATCCTTACAGATAGCACAAATTAAAACTGGGTCTTCATCGAGCAAGGCGGAGGTGACTTTAATAGTGGGAATCGCCATGACAGAGGCCTTGATCGGAGTAAATGGGTTGAAAGGGACAGATGGGACGAAATCAGACTCGGATGAATCTGCAAGGTGCTGGAAAAGACGGAGGAACTGAGGGCTATTAAGGAGGTAATTGTCATCGGAAGTGATCGGAAGTGGGTCGACAAAGACGAAGGATGATGGATCGGAATCTGTGGGGGGAGAAGAGGAATTGGGGTTGTcggaaatggaagaagaggaagtgGGTATGGTGAAATCCATGTGTTCGATGAAGTCAGTGAGGCAGTGGGGGCAAAcaagagaggaagaggaagaagaagaagaagaagacgatgatgaagaagaaggggaaACCAAAGTGACGCTCATATCGCACTCGTGGCACCAGTAGGTGTGGCGTTCGGCGGCGGCGGTGGCGGTAATAGTGGCGGAGGACATGGTTTTTTACCACACCTGAGGTGACGGTAGCGATGAAATTAGGCGTTTCAATCGATCTGGTCCCTCAAAATTGGGTAAAGATGAGAGATTTTGAGAGATTGGatgtagttttgaaaatggGTTTTAGCGCAGTTGTTAGTGGCAGAGTTGCCCGCGTGGGTCCGTCCCCCATTCCCTTACCTTTATTTGGTGGGTTGTAGCTTTCCATAGATTTctcaatttacattttatatcaaatttacattctttcatttcacTGATTCACTCTCTTTGCCTATTTCCCTTGCATTTCATCTCAACTCACTTTAGTTTTAGTTACGCCCTATATCTAGAATCTTAATATATAAACcctttcataaaaaatatacatatatcatcTAATGTTATAGCATAGTGTCACGCTCTTGTGTGTTAATTTTGTGTGACTAATATGCACTAAAACCTACCTTATCAGGGAGGTACAAATTTAAAAGGGTTAATTTACATTAATCGTTAATAGATTTAATGAAGTACAAAGGGGTCTAATGTGggtaaaaagaaagttaacaACTCTtgtgaattaaaaataataattacaatggGAAGtgtaacttcttttttaaaatcactccAACACAAATTACTTTATATAAGGCCTCGATCCACGCTTTGGATTccatctaaaattaaaataacaattaaaaaggACTAATAGTAATCtttacattaaaaattaatataaacagATATCTTATGACACATCCAAACTCTTCGTcaacataaaaacaaatccaaagAGTGCATATCAAAGACACTTACAATAATACTTTCAATTGATCAGTACTATAAAGTAGTAGAAAATTTTAGCTAGGAGTAAAAATTCCTATTATTCCATCGTTGAACGTATGGGTTGTCTCGTTCGGATCATCACCGGCTCAAGAGAGGAAACCACCGTTCTTGGAAGTAAGATTGATAAGAGAccatgaaaagaagaagaaccaaCAGAAACCCCACGCCCCAAGGTGTTCCTCCAGCGCGATGGAGCGAGTCTTTTTCCGGTAGGGGGATGAGGGATGGCAAGTGACCGCTTTTGGTGTTGGAGAGCCAGTGGACGAGGAGGAGTAGGAGAAGAGGTGAGACGATGAGGAGGAGCTTGAGTTGGTCGAAAACGTCTTCCACCGCAGACTCGTAATTGGAGTACCAAGAGAAGGACAAGAACATGAGGAggatgaggaagaagaagcaaagaTGAAGAGGAAAAGTGGGCTGAGAGTGGGTATTTGCCATTGGAACGAGGACGACGGCGGTTTAGAGAGGTTGCTAATGAGAGGCgatttaggaagaaaaatggtGTGTGTGTATGCGTTTGGTTTAGgactttgttttgtttttttggtgcATTGGGAAAATTTCATGTGGCTATTAAAGGCTTTATATATAAGTCGGAAATGGGAATTTGGGATTATTATTCATCACTTTATCTTtctcatatttctttattaaacaaataacatCTATCCCTTACTCTAATTAGGTTTATTTGACCCTTTTTTTCACTGAGTTTTTAGACTAAAACTTATTCTATTACATGCAACTCGGTTCATATCACCGTGATATCTTCTAATATTTATGAAGATAAATTTACAGTGTAGATAAAAATAGAGTGTGGTATGATATACTTTTGTAgaattgtaaattattttaaatgtagaATATACTTTTAGTGAGTACGTACAACATATTCAATTAAGTGGtgtctaattaaaaatactaggaaaattgtaaaaaatagtaattttgataaaatatttatagcatataacaaaaaatttagactttgttaataatagatattgatagtcACTGATATCATTATGTCAGTGCTAGTGATAAAATTATGTTAGTGATAGTACTATCattcataaaattcaaaattttgttatagttcgtaaatattttaatttttttattttaaaaatacctcAAAATACTATTATCGTATTCATAAATCACTTTGAAATGTGTTTTCGATATTACatatattcaattcaatttgaatttttaaataaattttcatacatattgaaaatttgattttgaatgattaaacATTTTCACGGtgcataatttttaaaagtggtATTTGTAAAaagagcaaaaaaaattattataatatgataCATGTCAccacattttataaattggaaaagtaacaaatttaaaagtcaatAACACTTTGATAAACCTTTAATAGTCGTCtggtata
Coding sequences within:
- the LOC101219783 gene encoding uncharacterized protein LOC101219783, with protein sequence MANTHSQPTFPLHLCFFFLILLMFLSFSWYSNYESAVEDVFDQLKLLLIVSPLLLLLLVHWLSNTKSGHLPSLIPLPEKDSLHRAGGTPWGVGFLLVLLLFMVSYQSYFQERWFPLLSR
- the LOC101219937 gene encoding E3 ubiquitin-protein ligase RING1-like, with protein sequence MSSATITATAAAERHTYWCHECDMSVTLVSPSSSSSSSSSSSSSSSLVCPHCLTDFIEHMDFTIPTSSSSISDNPNSSSPPTDSDPSSFVFVDPLPITSDDNYLLNSPQFLRLFQHLADSSESDFVPSVPFNPFTPIKASVMAIPTIKVTSALLDEDPVLICAICKDQFLLEVEAKQLPCSHLYHPDCILPWLSNHDSCPLCRFKLPSDDPSDRVRCRTSALLRARDLMHQEDSYGLRTTLELMARRHSSISSEGIHVDSFQSPTQFGVAMMESGEQTDSVETVSSVATDDGIVIVNSNGDENGFLGMDGPITEDAGTVVQDIGVSPSSFVSA